The genomic window AAAGGGGAGCACAGCCCATGCTGTGTTTCCCTGCTGTTGCCACACCATCCACCCTGGGCCCGAATTGACTCTCTCCAATGGAGAACAAGGTCAGAGCCAGGAATGACTTCCCTCAATCCCTTTAGCACCAACAGGCCTTAAGAAGTGGTGTGGGCCCCTCCCCTTTCCCAGTGGCCTATCAGAGCTCAACGCTGAGCTAGTCCAAGCTGTTGCCAACACCTGGTATGAGATCTCACTCATCTAGTCCCACTGTCCTCTGAGAAGTTTCATGCAGTGGATAGGGGTGAGGCTGGGAATTCACCGTTCCCTGTGCTCACACCAGaccatctgcccctcccttccctctcaaaCTGCTCTCACTACCTGTCAATCTAATGGTCtccaacaaggatgcccattatGAACCACACAGCTGAGGAGCAGGGGGAAGATCCAGGTGCAGGGTCCGATGGCCGTGGTCTTGCCTAGGCTGTACCTTGTCGCGTGGCTGGTGGCactgaaatgaaaatgcaaggatCAGAGCCCCAGTCGGGACCCCAAACTGGGGGAGGCTTCCTCAGCTCCTGCAGGTGCATCCTACCAGGCAGACTGTGTCTGTCACTGTCCTTGTGGCAGCTGCTGTGACCAGTCCTGTTgtcaggaagggaggaggggatgcGCTCTGTCCCCTAGGGGCTCCTCCAGCCAAAAGGGGAAGCAGCGTTTGTAATGTAAGCAGTCGTTCCAGCTGTGACAGACAGGAGTTGATGCAGGAAAAGGATGGTGACAGCGACCACCGCTCAGGAGCTGACAGTCCAGTGGCAGTGAAGGATTTCTGGCAATACACCAGGTGACATGAAAAAGCCAGTAATTCTCTGAAAAAGGAACGTAAGGCCATCTCTGGAAACACACTGATGCTCCCCTGTTTGGGGCCAGCAAGAAATCCAAGAACTACCTGAGCACAAGGTGTGTACAGAGATGAAAAAATccaggaggtgggaagggaaagGATGAATTCTAGAACATTCCTATAGCCATTATTCTGCCAAGAAGAATTTCCCATGGATGgatcaatttctctctctcctcagacacacacacacacacacacacacacacacacacacacactgtgggaAGCTGAGGGTTAGTGAGAAACCTCAAAAGTTAGACCAGGCAATGGCGGTGGGAGCACAGGGAAGGGAGAGCGGCCGGGCTGGAGATCTGTggtcctccccagcccctggagcCTCCCCTCTGAGCCCAGCGGAACCAGAGTCCCCTCCCCTTACTCTAGGCAGGACTCCAGGCTTTCCCAGGGAAGGGACCTCCACAGGACCCCATGCCTCAGAGCCTTTCCCAGGGTTTTCCTGATATGAGTCACCTACCCCACCACTGTCAACCTGTCCAAGGGGGATGGACTTGTCCGCACACTTGGGCAGCGGATTacccctccccgctccccgtGGGACACCAGGCGCTCCTTCACCAGCACCTCCCAGCCCAGGGTGCACAGCTCTGATGTCCTCTGGCCAGAGACTTCATCGCTCCCAGTCCCAGGAGCACACAGGCCCACACCGTCTTTTACAGGGTGTGACTTGCCCTCCTGTGTCATTGCCTCCCTGGAACACTAGGGCTCACTTCCTGATATTCAGATCAGGATGTCACAAAGGGCACGGAGCCCCTTTTCGCTCTGTGATGTGGATTCTAAGGGTCCTGGGGCCCAAGGAGCCGGTCCAGCGGCATCTTCATCCATggattgtctgtggctgcttgtCGGCTACAACAGGACGATGGGTGGTTACAACAGAGACCTATGCAATATTCAGTAGACACAGAAATTCTTTGACCAGGCTGGCGTTTCAATGAAAAATTGAATAGGGTTAATCACATCCTTGCACCCTGAGACCCCAGTCCACCCCATTCGCCCCAGGAAGCTCCTCGCAGCTCTACTGCACCGCGATCTACTGTTTCTACGGAAAATTTTCACTTGGGGCTTGACTCCGCCCCGGGACCCGCCCCCTCCTGCCGTATTTCCTAGAATATATCAGTCCTTTCTGGTGCTGTTGGTCTGCTCCTCTTTCACCCATTGTCCTGACCACCCTATCTTTTCCATCTTCACTTCCACCATCAGTATCTTCCCTTCTTATGGCCAACAGGTATACGTTTCCAGTTATGAACTTAAAAAGTcatgtgggggcgcctgtgtggctcagtgggttaagcttctgcctttggctcaggtcatgatctcagggtcctggagtgagctggagcctgcctccccctctctctctgtctgtcaaataaataaataaataaataaataaataaataaatctctttctctctgtcaaataaataaataaataaaatctttttaaaaaagtcatgtGGATATAGTGTACAGCATGTTCACTgtagtaaaaaatttaaaaccctcAAGAAAGGGGTTTGGAAAGCTTCCAGATTGGCAAACATATCCATGTGCCAAGAGGGTTGTATACCCCAAACTCCACAGGGACAGTTTTTGCACTCAGGACCCTTGCAGATCTATGCACCTCTTCATCTGCCTGGTcagtttatattatattttatttaaaatatcctttacAACAAATCGGTAATCGCAAAGTATTTGCCTAAATTCTATAAAACTCTGTAGCAAATTATCAAGGCGGCAATCATGGGAACTCTTGATTTGTGCCCAAGTCCGTCCTAACTGGGTAATATGCGAACACACTTCCTGCAAGTGTATTTGAAGCAGGTGGGGACGGGTAGATTTGGGGAGTGAGTCTTAACCTCTAGGATCTGAAATGACTCTGGGTAGTTAGCatcagaattgaattaaattctAGGACACTCAGTTGGTAGCTCCAGAGAGCTGAGAGTTGCTTACTGTGGGAAATCAACATAATTGGTGTCAGAAGTATTGTGAGTGTGAGGGTCCctaatcaaaggaatgagactgatacaaagggaaggtcaagcaaagctttatttcgtgccaagcatcgagaatcaaactgaccagtcagggctgtctcttgcaaagaggcgacccctcccagcctcacagactaacttttatagaggtagtttagctgGGATGACTATAAACAACAACCTGGGGAATTCTTGGCCCATGTGGAGAAAACAGTGGATTGACAAGTAAAGGAAgagttgaaaaaggaaaggagagggagtgagcagTAGAGGGGCTTCTAAGTATGTCCTTCCtcagctccctcctcccctgagACCCTGGGTTACCATATGGCTTCTCCTTTTATAGTCCCTCTTTTATATTGAAGACACCCCCTTTACATCATGGTTCAGTGTCCATCTTTATCTCTGCCTATCTGCTACACTCACTCTTGTCACACTCGGCTGAGCCCTCTCCCCACAGGGCTGAGTAAAGTTGACTAAGCCCTCCTACTTCATATGGCCGTCACTTGAGTAGAACAAGCTCAAAGTTATAAAGAGTCCATACTGCCCGTGGGCATTAGTCTACGCCAAGGCTTGGTGCCCTTTCTGATTTAGAAGCTAGGCAGGGTGTTGTACAGGCACTCTGCATTTTTGTGTAGGAGGGACCAAAGAATATTCTGGCCTGAGTTGGACTCTCATCTGCATCCGTCAGGACCCTGTCACAAGTTGTGGTGAGAATCCCAGCATGTGGGCCATGCTCTGACTTGGGTGGGGTAGCTGTAGCACCCTACAGATCTTGTCACTGGGAAGAGACAGCTAACTCTAGGGCCGGAGAGATGTGACCCGGAGTTCTAGGAGTTCAGTCCCTGAGAGGAGGCAGTTGGGGAGGGTGTGGCCCTTCCCAACCTCTGGTGAATGTCAAGGCTGTCCTGACCATAAGAGAATGGTCTGGGCAGCAGCTTCAGAAATAGAGTGTGAAATTCAAAAGTAGCAGTCATTGTTCCAGGTAGGTTCTAAATAAACACCTAATGATTTCCAACTCAGCCCTGGGGCAGAGCTCCTGGTCTCCCTGAAGACCGTGAAGAACCTCCCTGCAGACCTGAGTGTGATCTGAGGCTGCTTACGGGCCCAGTATCTTGGGCAGGACTGATCAGGGTGTATGAAGCCATCCTACGTTGTTGATGATCAAGGCCAGGATGACTCAGGGGAAGACCACCTCTGATGGGCAGGGTCATTAGGGATGACAACCAGCGTATAAAGAAGGCTGCTAGAgaagcatggggggaggggcggtggtGTCCCTCTGACTCACAGGGTGTGTGTCTGGGGAGGGATGTGCCCGATGGGAGAGGGGCAGTGTATTGTGGCAGTGACACTAATTTACTTGTGACCGAGGAAGAGTGAGAGCAAGGAGAGTGAGGGAACACCAGGGGAGTATCTTAGgtgtgaaaagaaacaaaaacaagaacaaaaaacaacctcACTTAAAATGGAGtcaaggaatttgagaggcagagttgggggatttggggggtagggaaggaacaaatgaaacaagaagggatccagagggagacaaaccagaagagactcttaatcttacaaaacagactgaggtttgttggggggaggagggtggagagggtggttggattatggacattggggagggtatgtgctatggtgagtgctgggaagtgcataagcctgatgattcacagacctgtaaaaactataaaaataatttttaaaaaatggattcagAAGCCCTGTAGGGGCACTCTCATACACAAGTCATTCCTTGCAGGCTGCATACCTAGAGAGTGCAGAAagatcattctttctttttctaattattttctagttatttttattaacatagaatgtattatttgccccaggggtacaggtctgaatcatcaagcttacacatttcacagcacacaccacagcacatcccctccccaatgtccataacccaaccaccctatctcTACCACACCacttcccagcaaccctcagtttttttgtgtgagattaagagtctcttatgactCTTATGAGTTGGGctgcctgcttcaccctctccctctgcctgctgctcccactgcttctgttctctgtcaaataaataaataaagcttaaaaaaaaaaagaagaagaaggaaaatctCTCCCTACCCTAGCAACAACCCACTAACCACCACTTGCCACCAAAAAGAAATCTCCACAACCCCAAACTCTTGTTCTTCTCCAATAAACCTTTCTTCAAAACAACCCTCCCCAAGTTCCTCCTAAGCCCTCATCAAAGCtgacctttcttttctctctacaGACTTGCCTATGGTTTGACACAGTTTGCTAGTCTCAAATTGCAATCcctctgctattcctgaataaacttGTTTTGCTAATAAAATAACTGGTTTTTGACTTTCAAGGTTCATGTGggtgagtgtgagagagaacgACCAACTTGTGTGAGAAAACTTTGTCGAGTTttgttgtgtgtgcatgtgtgtgtgtgtgtgtgtgcatgtgtgtagtgTTTCCCAGAAGTGTCTTGAAAAATTGCATCTGCGTCTCTGGACAGGTCCAGCATGGGATGGAAGGGGAAGGTGTGGTAGATGTCTGCCATGTGGGGAGTGGGATGAACTTGGGCGGGACCATGTGTGTACCAGGCAGTCCCCTGACATTCCAGATAAGTCCTGAGAGCTGCCCCTGACTTCCTGATTGGTGGCCTCCAGGTAGGTGGTTGAAAACTGATGGCTGACTCTAAAACATTTGATCTAGTTAAAGGGAGGTCAGTGGTACAGCCCACTTACTGGGCATCAGGAAAGCCCTCGAGCCAGACTCACAAGATATCACCAAATGGGTGTGACTTGCATTTTAAATAACCAGCAGAATGCCAGGTACACAGTGAAAAACCTAACTGTGGGAAGGACAGATAGTATTTGGCATTGTTATCCTCCAAAATTCTTGTTGAAAtccttaatataaaaatattaggtGAGTCATTCAGAAGTAATTAGGATAGGaggctgcccctccctgctggctATAAAAAGACAAGGAAGTGCTTGATGTCTCCAGCTGCAATCCACCAGGTTGAAAACACAAGGAGAAAACTGCCCTCTGCAAGCTAAGAAGGGGTCCTCACTGTGTTGGGTCCCTCCAAAAATGGGTACCCCAgcaatgggtctgtgattaaaggagcgagactgatacaaagtgaaagtcaagcaaagctttatttcgctcCAAGCATCAAGAGTCAAACCGACCATCAAACAGATGGGTCAgggccgccccttacagagaggacgaCCCTTCCCTGCTTTCTagactaacttttataaagcaaaggccatgtggtagggcctggccatgcacaggtggcttattgaattacaattcaccccacagtagccatggaaactagcccatcaccttggtagctaggagacagtatgcacccccactgattgaatacctccacctggcctgacccaccctttttacttggactttgttacctgggactggtttctgggacttgtttttgagtaagttccccagcgggggtgggggggtgcgcagagtcaatttaaattttacaacaaaatggcagttcaactggggtggggctgctctggctgaataggcccttacaaatGGACAGAGGATCTGCTGATGTCTTGATCTTGAACTCCCCGGCCTCAGGAACTGTAAGAAATAGACACTTGCTTTCTAAGCTACCTGACATGTgctattctgttatagcagcctgagcttGCTCAGATGGTTGTATGGAATGGGGAGGGGGGATAGCTataaaagtgggggggggggatgtgctGAAAAGCATTAAGTCTTCAGAGGCActttcaagagaaaaatgacatgaGAAATGTCACAGTGACACCAAAGCTTTGTTCTTAGACTAATTTGCACAACTCAAACACCAGAACCCCAAGACTTTCTCTAATGATAAACTACTTGGCTTTTCTTGGGTCCACAAGTCTTGGCTCCAACAGGATTGTTGGACTCAAGATTGTCTACCAGTCTTTGATGATAGACCAGGTGCCATATGCCTCCAGGTCCTTTGATTAACCTGTGTGCACTTGGGAAGTGTGAATCTCAATCAGATATGAGGGAAGAGATCCAGTAGACAAGgaagggggtgggaaagggagagtggAGAAAATGTGGGAAGATggaggagaaaatgggaagaacagggagggaagaagaggctGTGTAGGAAGACCGGAAGTTGGTGGCAGCatggaggagtgggggaggggaaaggaactCACTTCACTGCCAACATTCCCACTTACACTGGAAGTGGTTTTGAGGAGAATGGAGAGGAATTTTTTTCAAGTGAACTTTGTTTTGCGATGTCTTATCTCTCTTATCTTAAATGAGTAATCTTATTTTGAACACATACAAAACTCTCCCTCAGCACCCCTTGCTTCTGTCAGATTCCTGCAGGACTGTCAGCCATCTTGTATGACAACATTGGGAAGTGCCACACACCCACTTCCTGTAGTGTGCTGTCCAAGGGTCCTGCTCATCAGTAATGTTGCCAGTATTTTGCAGTGCAGGTTTTCTTTCGTTATTGCTGCTGCTGGTAcaagcccagaagagagtgggcCGTGAGTGTCCTGGGATCTGGGGACCTAGCGGGGATGAGGGAAGACAGGAGAAAAGGGCTTCCCCACGTTTCAGGCAGTGCCAACCTGTCCATGTGCTCTGAAGGACCAGAACCCCAGGCTAAGGCACTCTCCTTGTATGGTGCTCCCATGGGGcagctctccctctcctgccagtTCCCACCTTCTACTCCAGGAAGCCTATCCTGATTACCCCCAGGAGCCATCATGAGTTTGGCATGTGCCctacagagtcttttttttttcctttctgttgaaAGTCCAGTCTGGTCAGCTAGATTTTAAGTCCCAGGAGGACAGACCCTGTCTTGTAGTTTTTCTACCTAAGAATTTGACAGATGTCACTAAAAGTATTTGTCAGATGTATCCTTCTGGCAATAGTATGCGTCCCTGAGGGGTCTATGGTAGGTAACATCAAAGTATTTTCCTTAAGCTGAGACAGTAAAAGGTGGGGACTAAGGATGTAGAAGTGGAGGTGACTGGGATGGagaccctcctccctctgcagTAAACCTTTCAGAGGGAGTCTTGGGGCCCCAGCTGCCTTTTCTTTCAGATGCTCACTCTCATCTTCCATCTTTCATCTTTCAgatgctcactctctctgccttgaCCTCACTGTCACATCTCTATCCAGACCTGGACGCCACTGGAATGAAGTGCAGGGTTCAGTGAACAAAAAGCCCTTCCTTCGGTGTGACAGTGACAGCAGAAAGTTCAGACCTTTGGGTTTCCTGGGGCAGAAGGTGAATGCCAGCAAAGCATGGACAGAACTGACGGAGATGCTAGAAGAGGTGGGGCAAGAGCTCAGGATGATCCTGCCTGACATGAAACTGGAGAACAGCATGACCAGGGGTGagtaggggaaggggctggggagagggagacaggcagcAAGAGAGGCAAGGAGCATGTGCAGGGAAGGGGCTCCTGCACAAGAACTCAACATTGGCTCCACCTCAGAGACACACTGGACCTCGTGGGAGATCATGGAGTTAAGAGTCCAAGCGGATGACTTTGTGTGTGGATTGCAGGTCCTCCCACCCTGGACAACCAGCTGTGTTTTCATCATGAAGCAGAACGGTGCCCCACTGCATCCTGGCGCTTCAACATCAATGGACAGGTGGCCCTCCTCTTTGACGCGATGAGGGTGACCTGGACAGTCGTGAACCCTGGAGCCAGAGGCATCAAGGAGAAGTGGGAGGACAAGGGCCTGGCTGACTATTTCAGGAGGATCTCCATGGGAGACTGCAATCACTGGCTCGGGGCATTCTTAGAACACTGGGAGAAAGAGCTGGAACCCCCAGGTAAATGAGCAGGATGAGGTGGTTGCTCTCTTTAAAGGTCAAATACCTTCCTTCTCTCTATGGATAGGAGTACGGGTGTGCAATTGATTTTATGGATTAGTCAACTAACTGAGCTCTTGGTGGACTGGAGAGGCAGTGACCACCATAGGCCCTCCCATTGCACTCCTTTCTATTCACCTCCTTCTACGCAGGGGCCCCCTTCCCCTATAACCAATGATCCAGTCACCCGGAACTGCCAGGTGGTCCCCGAGTCTACAAGCTACATTGGGCTTAcagccttctcttcttcctctgttttaCTTATCATTTAACTAGCACAAAAGTCATATCTGAGGaagccctccccacctcccccagacaGAATGAAGCACCCCCAGTACTGTCACTCTCAGAAAGCTCTGCCCACAGTGAATATGTCACACTCTATGATAATCAGATGGACATCAGCCGTCTCCCTCAGTAGAAATAtgagctccatgaggacagggcaCAGCCCCGAATTCCTCCATAGACCCTAGGATCGGATAGAGTGGTTGCCACATCATGAAGCAGTAAATTTGGAGGTGACAAGGGCTGCCTGGGGCAAGTAGGTGCTCAGGagggtattttattatttttattgaattataattaaCATCCAGAATATATTAATTTCACATATATAGTATCATGATTCACTAATTTTATACATTATGCAGTTCTCATTGGGATGAGTGGATTCTTAAGCCCCTTTATCTGCAAGGATCCCCTCTGGCGATCATCAGGAAGGTATTTTCTTAGGTTGAACAggactttcactttttttttttagcaccatCAGTAAATGTCTCAGAACCCAAGTCTTCATCCATCCGGGAAACTCCAAGGATTGTTTTAGCAATCTTCATCAGCTCAGTCTGGATCTTCTTTGGCATCTTTATGAAATAAAGTAAGTGTGCAGCAGGCTGCCTCTGGCTGTGGGAGAGGACAAAGTCTAGTGAAGACCTGGGAGAGGTGCGCCATGGGTCTCACCCAAGCCCTTGTCCGCTGATCCATCTCTACACAGAAATGATGCCCTTTCTTAGTGTTGAGCCCCACACCCCATGCTATGGCTGGGGTTACTCTGATGTGGGGGCGAGTGGAGGCTGGTCCAGGCAGCACAAGAGTGCAGTGAGGGGAGGGGCGAACCAGTGTCTAGTCCTACAGTGGGGCGGGTCTCAGATCCACATCCTGGATGGGGTATTGTCTTGTTGCACTCTATCTTAGGACTCCCCCAGTTTTTTGATGAAAAAATTGTTTGTTCTGTGAGGATAGTATGATGCACTCAACAATCTTTGTAATATCACAATAGTTGTTCTATAATCAGGGATTTCTTCTCTGGACCAGGACATATTTGCAGCGTTAGACCAACCCTTGCTGGCAAAAACGGACACTAATGACAGTCTGACTGCCGGTCCAATACACGATCTTCTGCCACGGGTGGGTTTACTGAGAAGCTGATGAGTTTTCAGCTTCAGAACCCTTCCTTTAGGGGCGCCCCTGTGGCTCACTctttaagagtctgccttccactcaggtcatgatcccaggaccctgggacggagccctacatggagctccctgctcagtggggaacctgcttctccctctcccactctacccccctgcttgtgttccctgtctcgctctctgccaaataaatacacaaaatctttaaaaaaaaaaaaaaaaaaaacccttcctttACTCAGCCTCCTCCTCCCATGGCCCCTGAAGGGGGCCTGCAATGCACTGATTTGgtcattttgaaaaattgaaaaaaggaagcTATTTGCTCACGATCGTTTACGCATGTTCATTTTACTGTGACGCTCTTTCCATTAGATGTTCCCCAAGTCAGGTGGACCTGGAGAGGCtgctggcatttttttaaaaaattcagttgagAGGAAAATGAACTAGGGATATATTTATTTTGGCTTAATGAGAAATGTTTATGTGTTCACATACACTTCCTTGTGTGGATAAATTATTGCTATGCGGAAACCACAGGTCCACCCTGCCCCGACTGACTAGATGTCATAACACAAACGTACAAGACCACATGGCAAAGTGACATGTGGGAATTAACTTATCTGTTTACATATTAATGTGCCCTATAGCACCTGGCTTAGTTGCAAGGATAAATAATAATGTgatatatttacaaatgaaacaCTATGGAGAAATCAATAAGGAGTGAACTGCTACACAAAACGAATGATTCCTATAGATAGGACATTCAGAGGAAAATGTCAGACACAGAAGAATATATACTCTGTGTTTCTATTGATGTAAatttcaaaatcaacaaaactgatcCTCGGTAATAGAAGTCAGAATAGTGGACCCTGATTGGGAAACAATCTATAACTTGATGTGACAGGTGATTATGCAGACACGGTTCACCTTTACTAAAACATCAAGCTGACCATTAAAAGATTTATACACTTTACTGTATAAGAATATTACATTTCaacaaaaaaagtcttaaaaaattttaaatagatatttcagTTTTCATTAATGTCTTGACAAGCTGGTCTTTTTCTTGTCAGGAATATCCTCAATGGTGAGTTAAATGataaatacattatacatttctTTCTGAGTTGAacaggactctgaaaaacagagaCACAGATGGACACAGAGAATGTGATAAAATGCCAGACATGTCAGAGCTCACTGACTAGTCCCCTACCTATATCACTGCTGTAGCcttccaaatttatttctttctcccATTGTTGTCATCATCCTCATAATGTCCTCCCCAGGTTCACCCAGACCTCACAAACTGAAATGTAGCAATTTAGCAAAGTTGGCAGCTCTGGGGTTAAAGTCACAGTTCCTGGGGCTCTCTGTAGAGTCCAaagttaagattctttttttttttttaagattgtatttatttatttgagagagagaacatgtgtgtgtgagaaagagggagggcaagggagcagagggaggggcaggcagagaaacaaactctgcactgagcagggaacccgccatggggctcaatcccaggccctgggatcctgacccaagtcaaaggcagacgtttgactgacggagccacccagaccctTCCAAAGATACGATTTTGATgacaaaaataaaccaacaagGAGCAATGTTACTGCTGTTGGAAATGATTCAGCTCTTTGAGCTGTTCAAAACAATACTAATGTTcagtcttctctttaaaaaaaaaaaacaactttttctttttcatagtttttaaaagattttatttatttatttgagcgagagagcaagtaaaagagaacatgagagaggagaaggtcagagggagaagcagactccaaggtcagagggagaaggagactccccgagGAACCGGAAGCCAGATGCGGGACCTGATCCAGGGACtgcaggatcgtgacctgagccgaagtcagctgctcaaccaactgagccatgcaggtgccccataaggaactttttaaaaaaagattttatttatttatttgacaggcagagatcacaagcagggagataaTGGGGcaggagcagtctccctgctgagcagagagcttgatgcagaccacctgagctgaagccagaggcttaacccacttaacctAAGGAATCATTGGTCAGTCAAGGAGCAGGGGTG from Meles meles chromosome 5, mMelMel3.1 paternal haplotype, whole genome shotgun sequence includes these protein-coding regions:
- the LOC123942085 gene encoding retinoic acid early transcript 1E-like, producing MVAAVGSIAIPSWGSSRPGRHWNEVQGSVNKKPFLRCDSDSRKFRPLGFLGQKVNASKAWTELTEMLEEVGQELRMILPDMKLENSMTRGPPTLDNQLCFHHEAERCPTASWRFNINGQVALLFDAMRVTWTVVNPGARGIKEKWEDKGLADYFRRISMGDCNHWLGAFLEHWEKELEPPGK